The Priestia megaterium NBRC 15308 = ATCC 14581 region GAATAAATCCAAAAAGCGGAAAGAAAAAGCTGATGAATCGAAGGACACTAAGGACACTAAGGACACTAAGGATACTAGTGCTTCTTCTACACAGGAAGAGCAGAAATTATCTGAGAGGGTGGGAGATAATTTATCCCGCATGAAAAAAGCACTGGGACAGAGCACGGATTTAGTTGTACGAGAGTTTCGAATTTCGATTGAAGAAAAATTCACTTTAGGTGTTGCTTACATCGACGGATTAGTAAATAAAGACGAAGTTGAACACTATTTTGGATGTTATCTATTTTTTTTAAAGTTGTCATTGTGTTCTATGCCATTTAGTTAAGTATCGTCCAATTGTGTAATTTACGGGTGCGCAATTTTTTAAGCTTTCCTTTAGGTCTAATTATTACAGGCGTGGCGTATTACATTATTCCCAACACAGCGTACTTCAATTATTTTGAAAAATATTACTGGCCGTTTTATTTATTTGTACTAAGCGTCTGTTTTCCGGCGTTATTTATTGCTCTTTCTTATATAAAGAAAAATAAGGCAGCTAAAGGCGATAGAAGCCAACAAACATAGCATTATTTATACGCATGTGGTATAATACGATGACAATTCAAGAAGAAACGCCGTGCACGTTTGTATATGTACGGGAGAGGTTCGAAAACTCCCTCTATAAAAAACTAAGATCATCGTTGATGACAAAAGACACGGTTTTAGCGTGTCTTCTTTCACGTGCTTTTCTATCAACGCGTCTTTTTGATGTGTATGCTGGCGAGGACGTGTATCTTAGTTGCTTTTTAGGGAGATTGCTGGAAAAGAGCAGTCTCTTTTTTGTGTTATAAAATTAGTCACAAAGGGAACGAACGGTTCAATAAAGTTTCTTCTTCTTTTGATTTCAATCAAAAAGGAGACGAACAATAATGATAAAAAATGAAAAAGCTATTGTTGTATTTAGCGGAGGTCAAGATAGTACAACATGTCTATTTTGGGCTTTGAAAAACTTTAAAGAAGTAGAAACGGTTACTTTTCAATATGGTCAGCGTCATAGTCAAGAGATAGAGGTAGCAAAAGCTATTGCAGCTGATTTAGGTGTGAAGCACACCGTACTAGATATGTCACTTTTAAATCAATTAGCACCAAATGCCTTAACGCGAGATGATATTGAGATCGAGCAAAAAGAAGGAGAGTTGCCTACCACATTTGTGGATGGCCGCAATCTGTTATTTTTATCATTTGCAGCCGTACTGGCTAAAAACAGCGGAGGCCGTCATATCGTAACAGGCGTTTGTGAAACTGATTTTTCGGGATATCCAGACTGTCGAGATGTATTTGTAAAATCGTTAAACGTCACGCTTAATTTATCAATGGACTTTGAATTTGTGATTCATACGCCTCTTATGTGGATTGATAAAGCAGAAACGTGGGCGTTAGCGGATGAGCTAGGGGCGCTTGAGTATGTGCGTGAAAAAACATTAACATGCTACAACGGTATTGTTGCTGATGGATGCGGCGAATGTCCCGCATGTCAATTGCGAAAACGCGGGTTAGATCAATACATGCAAACAAAAGAAGGGGGAGAGGAATAATGCTGCAACAAATGTATCCTCAAGTATTTCATGACTATCAATACGAACTGAACAAAGATATGCAGTTTGCTGCGGCACATTTTGTTCCTCACACAGAAGCAGGAAAATGCCGTCAAGTCCATGGACATACGTATTTCGTAAATCTAACTGTTGCCGGAGATACATTAGACGAAGCGGGCTTTTTAGTAAACTTTGCGCTATTGAAAAAAATTGTTTCTGGTCAATTTGATCATACATTATTGAACGATCATTCTATCTTTAACGAAGAAAATCCAAATGATTTTCCTACAACTGAAGTTGTTGCTCGTAAAATTTATGAGTTGGTTCAAGAATATCTAGACACACTACCAAATAAGCCTTCTTGCGTACAAGTATTCGTGCGGGAAACGCCGACAAGTTACGTAGTTTACCGCCCAAAGAAGGTGAAAAAACGTGGCTAATACAATTCCAGTACTTGAAATATTCGGACCAACGATTCAAGGGGAAGGAATGGTTGTAGGACGTAAGACGATGTTTGTTCGTACCGCGGGCTGTGATTATTCCTGCAGCTGGTGTGATTCAGCTTTTACGTGGGATGGATCTGCTAAAAACGATATTCGTCAGCTAACAGCAGAACAAATTTGGACGGAGCTAAAAGAAATTGGAGGAGAGTGCTTTGATCACGTCACCATTTCTGGAGGAAACCCTGCGCTTATCAAGGCAATTGGTTCACTTGTAGAGCTTTTGCACAGTCATGGGGTAAAAGCAGCTCTTGAAACACAGGGAAGCCGTTATCAGGATTGGTTCCTAAAGATCGATGATTTAACGATTTCTCCTAAGCCTCCAAGTTCATTAATGAAAACAAATTTCGCCGTATTAGACGATATTATAGAAACATTAATAAAGGAAAAACGCATGGCGCACATAAGCATAAAAGTCGTTGTATTTAATGATGAGGACTTTGAGTATGCAGCGTCTGTTCATGAACGTTATCCTGAGGTTCCATTTTTTGTTCAAGTAGGAAACGAGGACTTAACGACAATCGATAATGCGTCGTTAACACAAGAATTGCTTAAAAAGTATGAATGGTTAATCGATAAGGCAGTGGCAGCTAAAAACATGAACGATGTAAGAGTTCTGCCGCAGGTTCACGCCCTTGTTTGGGGAAATAAACGAGGCGTGTAAGCGCATAGCAAAAAATTTACAAAGAAAAATAAAAACAGATATATACAAAATAAAAAAACGCTGTTAGAATGACAATCGTAGAAAGAGAGGAAATACAAATGAGCGGTCGAAAAGATGAAGAATTAGAAGGTGTATCACTCCTTGGAAATCAAGGAACAAACTATTTGTTTGAATATGCACCAGAGATTCTAGAAGCATTTGATAACAAACACCCAAATCGTGATTATTTTGTGAAATTCAACTGTCCGGAATTTACGAGCTTATGTCCAAAAACAGGTCAGCCGGATTTCGCAACCATTTATATTAGTTACATTCCAGATGAGAAAATGGTAGAAAGCAAGTCGTTAAAGCTTTATTTGTTCAGCTTCCGTAACCATGGAGATTTCCATGAAGACTGTATGAACATTATTATGAATGACTTAATTAAACTGATGAATCCAAGATATATTGAAGTATGGGGAAAATTCACACCACGCGGCGGGATTTCAATTGATCCATATACAAACTATGGCCGTCCCGGTACAAAGTATGAAGAAATGGCTAATTATCGCCTGATGAATCATGATTTATACCCAGAAACAATTGATAATCGTTAATTCGAACAAACAGGTTGTGTATGCAACCTGTTTTCCATTGCAAAAACAACAGGTGAGAAGGTGAAAGAATGTCACAGAGATCAGCATTAGTATTAGGTGCAAGCGGACTTGTTGGTCAAGAACTTTTAAAAATGTTATTAAGCAACAGCTTATATAACCATGTGACAGTGTTTGTTCGAAAAAAGCTACCAATCGAACACACAAAGCTACGTCAGCTTGAAATTGATTTTTCAGAGCTTGATAAGCATGAAGAATGCTTTGCAGTTGATGATGTATATTGCTGTTTAGGCACGACAAAGAAAAAAGCAAAAACAAAAGCGAAATTCATTAGAGTGGACTACGAATTTCCTTTAAAAGCGGCTAAATGTGCAGAAAAATATCGCTGCAAAAACTTTTTAACGATCACAGCAATTGGTGCTGATCTTCGTTCGCCATTCTTTTACAGTAAAGTAAAGGGGCAAGTAGAAGAAGATATCGCAAGCTTGTATATCCGTTCTACTCACTTTTTCCGCCCATCGTTATTATTAGGCAAGCGCCAAGAGTTTCGCCTATTTGAAAAGATTGGGGGATACACGTTAAAGTCGTGTTCATTTTGCCTTGTAGGAAAGTGGAGAAAGTATCGTCCAATTAAAGCGTATAACGTAGCCAAATCGATGATGAAAGCTGCTCTTGAAGATAAATGTGGGGTTCATGTACATGAAAGCCAAGACATTTATACAGGTGAATGCTATTATTCGTTTACCAACGGCAAGCGAGTATTATCAAAATAAAGAAAAGCCTCTTCATAAGAAGGGGCTTTTTTCTATCTTCCGTCACCATCCGCATCTCCATCTCCACCGCTATCTCCATCGCCATCATGATCGTGGTTAGAAGCAGTTTCACTCCAGCTTGTGTAGGAGTTAGAATCTTCTTCGGCATAATTCATGGGTTCAACGGATGTTTTTTTATTTGAAGTTTGTTTGCGTTTAAAAACGAACTGCACGATGAAAAAAAGAATGACAATAAGAGCAACGATAAACAATACAGTATCAAACATGCTAGTAATTCCTTTCGGTAAGAAGATAGTAGTAGCTTGTTGTTATTGTCACACGAAAATAAGCCCCTTTCAAGAAAAATGGGGCCTGTTTTTGTTTCTTTAAGGAAACTTTTTTTATCTCAACCATATATTATTGTATAAAGAAACATTTTAGAAAAGAGGGAATACAGTGAAAAAAAGTTCGAAGGATGTTAAGGTGCAACAGTATATTTACCTCATGTATAAGCTGGGGATTATTACAGAAGAACAAAAGAATCAATTCTTTCAAAATCAATAAAAAAGCAACCGCTTTTGCTGTCCGGCTGCTTTTTTCCTTTACATAGCTGGATTAATGATGATGTAGTTTTTATGGTTGACAACAGTTCGCTGTTCTAAGTCTAAATCGCGGTAGTTTTTCATGTAAGTCAAATCTACAATCACGGAGTTTTCATTTACTTTTTCGACAATGCCCTGTAAGCCATTTTTAAATTCTATCAAGTTTCCTACCTCTGCTATTTTCATGATTCATCGCTCCTTTGTTTTAAATTAGTTCATTATAAATTTTTTCAATAATTTTAATTTTAAAAATAGTAAAACTAGTTAGCGTTTTCTTTTTTACAATTTTGCCTTAAAACTGGGAATTAGTAAAGGGTTTTTTGAAAAAATATAAAATAAAATTGAAAAAACAAGTAAAATGTGCTGAGAAATAAAAGGAATTGATAGCTTTAACGAAAGAGAGAAGCAGGACAGTTCCATCTTTGTTCATCTTTCGTTATAATAAACGAGGTATAATCTTGTCATAAATTATAAGAATTAGAAGGTGTAGAAATTGAAAGATACTGGACTCGTGCTCGAAGGAGGCGGTATGAGAGGCCTTTATACAACTGGAGTTTTAGATTACTTTATGGAAAGAAATCTGTACCTTCCGTATGTAATTGGCGTTTCAGCCGGCGCTTGTCATGCCACTTCTTATTTATCTAGACAAATAGGAAGAAGTCGCAAAGCTAATTTAGATTTTTTAGAGGATCCTCGCTACTTGTCGTGGAAAAATTATTTTAAAACAAAAGAGATATTTGGAATGGATTTCGTTTTTGATGAAATTCCTAATCAGCTTCTTCCATTTGACTTTGAGGCATTTGCTGAGCGTACAGAGAAGCTTGTAGTAGGAGCAACGGACTGTGTGACGGGAGAACCCGTTTATTTTGATGAATATGACCGGGACATTTTGACAGCGGTTCGCGCTTCTAGTTCCCTTCCATTTTTAGCACCTGTCGTTACATATAAAGGAAAAGAGCTGTTAGACGGAGGAATTAGTGATCCGATTCCAATCAAAAAAGCAGTGCAGGATGGATATAGAAAAAATATTGTTGTGCTAACGCGAAACGAAGGATATCGAAAAAAGAAATCAAATATGCTTTGGTTATTGAAGCGCAAATATCGTCATTATGATGGGCTGACTCGTGCGCTTGAGAACCGCTATAAATTGTATAATGAAACATTGTCATATATTGAAGAACAGGAAAGACAGGGGAATATCTTTGTGATTCGTCCGCAAACCCCTCTTGTAGTAGGGAGAATTGAGAAGAATCGTGAGCGTCTCGACGCTCTTTACAACCAAGGATATAAAGAAGCAGAAGCTCAATTTGCATCTCTGCAAAATTGGCTGAACAGTTAAAAGCGAGGTGAAACTGAATGGATGAACAAACAGCAATAAACATGTTGAATGAGTTAAGTGAAGGAAAAGTAACCGAAATTAAAGTTAAAAAAGAAGACTTTCTTGCTTTTCGCCCTTTTTTAGTAAATCGCCCTGATTTCAAACATTTTCGTGGAATAGCTGGACGCGGTGGAGATTTTACCTATACGTATCTAGAAATTCCTAGGAGCTAAACGAAATGATGGCATTATTTGATTATGCCTTATATAATGAATGTATGAGCCTGTACAGTAGAGAATATACTGTTACAAGTGCTTGTGCGTTTATTTAGTAACGTACGGTAAGAACGAATAAACGTGTTTAGTTATAGGAGGGATATTATGGATGAGTTTCGAAAAAGTACAGCACCTTTTTATTTTGCAGATCATATATGGAAAGATAAAAATGGAATGACGACTTATGGGATGCTGTTAACGAACCGGCCCGAAGATGACGGGGACTATGACCTCCATTCGTTATTAGAAGAAGCATATGTAGATCATAAAAAAATTCTAATTACTACTGTTTACGACAACAGTGAACAGCAGTTGACCGGATACGTGATACATTTATCAGATGATCAAGACGTCTTTACGTTTATGGATGATACGGGTGCTAAGCTAGTGATTGATTTCTATGATGTTGTAGAAATTGAGATCGAAGATTAAAAAGAGCTGAATGTTGATTACAACATTCAGCTTTTTTGTGTAAAAGTAGATGAATTTAAATGTTTATCATAAGAATTATAAGGGAAAAACGAATGAAGAAATTTCTGATTAAACTGAAATAAATCGGGAAAATATACCTGCATTTTAGAAAAATTACCGTGATTATGACAAAAAACAAGGTACAATGTCATAATTGTGTTCCGAACGTAATTTTGTTCATCAAACTTAAAGAAATGTAATTGAATCGTTCGGTGAAACCCCTATATAGCTATGATAGAGTAATACCATACGAAATTTCAGGAGGTATTACCTATGAAACATAGTTATATGAAATCAATGGTAGTAGCTTGTTTAGCTACTCTTTCATTTATAGGTTTTAATGCAACAGCTACGGCTGCAACTAATTATAAAGTAGTCAAAGGCGATAGTCTTTGGAAGTTAGGTAAAAGATATAGTGTAACAATTGACGATATTAAAAAATTAAACAATCGTCAAGGAGATATGATTTATATTGGTGAAACATTAGCGATTCCGAGTAAGACAAAAGTGCTGGCTGCTGAAACAACGGAACCTTCAACGGCAGCACCGGCTAATACGGCTAAGCCAGAACCAAAACCAGAAGCCAAACCCGCAGAGCAGGCAACACCTGCAGTTTCAATCTCTGCAAGTGAAAAAGATTTATTAGCTCGCTTAGTAGAAGCTGAAGCAAAAGGCGAATCTTATGAAGGAAAAGTAGGGGTAGCAACAGTGGTGTTAAACCGTGTAGATTCTCCGAAGTTTCCAGATACGGTAACAGGAGTTATTAAACAAGTTGTCGGAAAAGCATACGCTTTTTCACCGGTCCAAAACGGATCAATTAACAAACCTGCTTCAGAAGATTCGAAAAAAGCAGTAGAGCAAGCATTGACTAGAAAAGATCGTTTAGACGATTCCATTTACTTTTATAATCCAAAAACAGCTACGGATAACTGGATTCGTTCACGTGCTGTAATTAAAACAATTGATCATCATGTATTTGCCAAATAAAAAAGAGCCGTTCTGGCTCTTTTTTTTAGTCTAAAAAAATATCTCGTTCCAAACTGCCTTCAGAACCTGTTAAAACCAGACCAATATCGGTATCAGCTTCTAAGTTCTGAACGATGGTAAAAGGCACTTTATGTTGGTTAGCCGCTTGAATATAGGGGGAGAGGTATGAGTAAGACAAGGAGCCATTTAAAAACAAATGACCGTCTTTCAATTTTTTTAAAAGAGGCTTTATTTTTGCTGCATCCTTTTTCATGACTTGCCCTTTTTTTAGCGCA contains the following coding sequences:
- a CDS encoding patatin-like phospholipase family protein, whose amino-acid sequence is MKDTGLVLEGGGMRGLYTTGVLDYFMERNLYLPYVIGVSAGACHATSYLSRQIGRSRKANLDFLEDPRYLSWKNYFKTKEIFGMDFVFDEIPNQLLPFDFEAFAERTEKLVVGATDCVTGEPVYFDEYDRDILTAVRASSSLPFLAPVVTYKGKELLDGGISDPIPIKKAVQDGYRKNIVVLTRNEGYRKKKSNMLWLLKRKYRHYDGLTRALENRYKLYNETLSYIEEQERQGNIFVIRPQTPLVVGRIEKNRERLDALYNQGYKEAEAQFASLQNWLNS
- the queE gene encoding 7-carboxy-7-deazaguanine synthase QueE, which gives rise to MANTIPVLEIFGPTIQGEGMVVGRKTMFVRTAGCDYSCSWCDSAFTWDGSAKNDIRQLTAEQIWTELKEIGGECFDHVTISGGNPALIKAIGSLVELLHSHGVKAALETQGSRYQDWFLKIDDLTISPKPPSSLMKTNFAVLDDIIETLIKEKRMAHISIKVVVFNDEDFEYAASVHERYPEVPFFVQVGNEDLTTIDNASLTQELLKKYEWLIDKAVAAKNMNDVRVLPQVHALVWGNKRGV
- a CDS encoding NAD(P)H-binding protein — encoded protein: MSQRSALVLGASGLVGQELLKMLLSNSLYNHVTVFVRKKLPIEHTKLRQLEIDFSELDKHEECFAVDDVYCCLGTTKKKAKTKAKFIRVDYEFPLKAAKCAEKYRCKNFLTITAIGADLRSPFFYSKVKGQVEEDIASLYIRSTHFFRPSLLLGKRQEFRLFEKIGGYTLKSCSFCLVGKWRKYRPIKAYNVAKSMMKAALEDKCGVHVHESQDIYTGECYYSFTNGKRVLSK
- a CDS encoding cell wall hydrolase — its product is MKHSYMKSMVVACLATLSFIGFNATATAATNYKVVKGDSLWKLGKRYSVTIDDIKKLNNRQGDMIYIGETLAIPSKTKVLAAETTEPSTAAPANTAKPEPKPEAKPAEQATPAVSISASEKDLLARLVEAEAKGESYEGKVGVATVVLNRVDSPKFPDTVTGVIKQVVGKAYAFSPVQNGSINKPASEDSKKAVEQALTRKDRLDDSIYFYNPKTATDNWIRSRAVIKTIDHHVFAK
- a CDS encoding YkvS family protein, giving the protein MKIAEVGNLIEFKNGLQGIVEKVNENSVIVDLTYMKNYRDLDLEQRTVVNHKNYIIINPAM
- the queC gene encoding 7-cyano-7-deazaguanine synthase QueC translates to MIKNEKAIVVFSGGQDSTTCLFWALKNFKEVETVTFQYGQRHSQEIEVAKAIAADLGVKHTVLDMSLLNQLAPNALTRDDIEIEQKEGELPTTFVDGRNLLFLSFAAVLAKNSGGRHIVTGVCETDFSGYPDCRDVFVKSLNVTLNLSMDFEFVIHTPLMWIDKAETWALADELGALEYVREKTLTCYNGIVADGCGECPACQLRKRGLDQYMQTKEGGEE
- the queD gene encoding 6-carboxytetrahydropterin synthase QueD — its product is MLQQMYPQVFHDYQYELNKDMQFAAAHFVPHTEAGKCRQVHGHTYFVNLTVAGDTLDEAGFLVNFALLKKIVSGQFDHTLLNDHSIFNEENPNDFPTTEVVARKIYELVQEYLDTLPNKPSCVQVFVRETPTSYVVYRPKKVKKRG
- a CDS encoding YueI family protein, with product MSDQLEEYLERGMYGAKETKRDERRYFLTALRENIELALKKGQVMKKDAAKIKPLLKKLKDGHLFLNGSLSYSYLSPYIQAANQHKVPFTIVQNLEADTDIGLVLTGSEGSLERDIFLD
- the queF gene encoding preQ(1) synthase — encoded protein: MSGRKDEELEGVSLLGNQGTNYLFEYAPEILEAFDNKHPNRDYFVKFNCPEFTSLCPKTGQPDFATIYISYIPDEKMVESKSLKLYLFSFRNHGDFHEDCMNIIMNDLIKLMNPRYIEVWGKFTPRGGISIDPYTNYGRPGTKYEEMANYRLMNHDLYPETIDNR